Proteins from a single region of Paraglaciecola sp. T6c:
- the ileS gene encoding isoleucine--tRNA ligase yields MSDYKHTLNLPETEFPMRGNLAQREPKMLQDWTNKALYHKIRAAKKGKTPFILHDGPPYANGDIHIGHAVNKILKDVIVKSKTLSDFDSPYVPGWDCHGLPIELMVEKKVGKPGKKVTAAEFRQKCRDYAEKQINGQKADFIRLGVLGEWDKPYRTMDFSSEANIIRELGNVVRSGHLEKGFKPVHWCTDCGSALAEAEVEYQDKVSPSIDVRFNIADEASFTKQFTAIGEGLGEGTISVVIWTTTPWTLPANRAVSLHPELEYSLVQVQSENGNERLVVATDLLDECVKRFGFENTHVLGTALGQALENMQVQHPFYDFTVPLILGEHVTTDSGTGCVHTAPGHGVEDFNVGRQYNLEVANPVGANGVYLENTPIFAGEHVFKANEHVVEVLAERGALVHHVKYTHSYPHCWRHKTPLIFRATPQWFISMDKNGLRAASIKEIHKTQWIPEWGESRIESMVAGRPDWCISRQRTWGVPIALFVHKDTGDLHPNTDALIEQVAQRVESEGIQAWWDIDPQEMLGDDADTFVKVLDTLDVWFDSGVSHYFVVDKRDDIPASADLYLEGSDQHRGWFMSSLMTSVATKGHAPYKQVLTHGFTVDGKGKKMSKSLGNTVAPQQVTNKLGADILRLWVASTDYRSEIAVSDEILKRSADAYRRIRNTSRFLLANLTGFNPKTDLVPFEEMVELDKWAVSRAHTMQREIVKAYEAYDLLVVTQKLMQFCSIEMGSFYLDIIKDRQYTAKSDSHARRSCQSALYHIVEALVRWMAPITSFTAQEIWQEMPWQEDEFVFTGTWYTGLTAQADNTEFNDAFWQQVLAVKDEVNRTIELARKEGTIGGSLEAEVKIYATAELAELLSKLQDEARFVFITSSATVEAVESKPADATETEVPGLWLHISASEGKKCARCWHHREDVGTNESHPELCQRCVTNVDGEGETRAYA; encoded by the coding sequence ATGAGTGACTACAAACATACTTTGAATTTGCCTGAGACTGAGTTCCCAATGCGTGGGAATCTTGCTCAGCGCGAGCCTAAAATGCTGCAAGACTGGACGAATAAAGCGCTGTATCACAAAATTCGCGCTGCTAAAAAAGGCAAAACGCCTTTTATCTTGCATGATGGCCCTCCGTACGCCAATGGTGATATTCACATTGGCCACGCAGTGAATAAAATTCTTAAAGATGTGATTGTTAAATCAAAAACCTTATCAGATTTTGATTCGCCTTACGTACCCGGTTGGGATTGTCACGGCTTGCCAATCGAACTCATGGTTGAGAAAAAAGTCGGAAAACCTGGTAAGAAAGTCACTGCAGCAGAGTTTAGACAAAAGTGCCGAGACTATGCCGAAAAGCAAATTAATGGGCAAAAAGCTGACTTTATTCGTTTAGGCGTGCTTGGCGAATGGGACAAGCCCTACAGAACAATGGACTTCAGCTCTGAAGCGAACATTATCCGCGAGTTGGGTAACGTTGTACGCTCTGGTCACCTTGAAAAGGGCTTTAAGCCTGTTCATTGGTGTACAGACTGTGGCTCTGCCTTGGCTGAAGCCGAAGTGGAATACCAAGACAAAGTGTCGCCGTCTATCGATGTGCGTTTCAATATTGCCGATGAAGCCAGCTTCACCAAACAATTTACCGCAATAGGTGAAGGTTTAGGTGAAGGCACAATCTCAGTGGTTATCTGGACCACCACGCCTTGGACGTTGCCTGCAAACCGCGCAGTTTCATTGCACCCAGAATTAGAATATAGCCTGGTTCAAGTACAATCAGAAAATGGTAACGAGCGCTTAGTTGTGGCAACAGACCTACTTGATGAGTGCGTTAAACGTTTCGGCTTTGAGAATACTCACGTGTTGGGTACTGCCTTAGGCCAAGCCCTAGAAAACATGCAGGTACAGCATCCGTTTTACGACTTCACTGTGCCACTTATTTTAGGTGAGCATGTAACGACAGATTCAGGTACTGGCTGCGTACATACTGCGCCAGGTCATGGTGTGGAAGATTTCAACGTCGGTCGCCAATATAACCTTGAAGTTGCTAACCCCGTCGGTGCTAACGGTGTTTATCTTGAAAACACACCGATATTTGCCGGAGAGCATGTCTTTAAGGCGAATGAACATGTGGTTGAAGTATTAGCAGAGCGCGGCGCGCTAGTGCATCACGTTAAATACACCCATAGTTACCCACATTGTTGGCGTCATAAAACGCCGTTAATTTTCCGTGCGACACCTCAGTGGTTTATTAGCATGGACAAGAATGGCCTACGCGCAGCGTCCATTAAAGAAATTCATAAAACTCAGTGGATCCCTGAGTGGGGCGAAAGCCGCATCGAAAGCATGGTAGCGGGTCGCCCAGATTGGTGTATATCACGTCAGCGTACGTGGGGCGTTCCTATCGCGTTATTCGTGCACAAAGACACAGGTGATTTGCACCCAAATACCGACGCCTTAATTGAACAGGTGGCTCAACGTGTTGAAAGCGAAGGCATACAAGCGTGGTGGGATATTGACCCCCAAGAAATGCTAGGGGATGATGCAGATACGTTCGTTAAGGTATTAGACACATTAGACGTTTGGTTTGATTCAGGTGTGAGTCACTACTTTGTGGTCGATAAGCGTGATGATATTCCTGCGTCAGCTGACTTGTACTTAGAGGGCTCTGACCAGCACCGAGGTTGGTTTATGTCATCACTGATGACCTCTGTTGCTACTAAAGGCCATGCACCTTATAAGCAAGTGCTTACTCACGGTTTTACCGTTGATGGTAAAGGCAAAAAGATGTCAAAGTCTTTGGGTAACACGGTTGCTCCTCAACAAGTTACCAATAAACTGGGTGCAGATATACTGCGCTTGTGGGTGGCATCGACTGATTATCGCAGTGAAATCGCGGTGTCAGATGAAATCCTTAAACGTTCGGCTGATGCCTATCGCCGTATTCGTAATACCTCACGCTTCTTGCTTGCCAATTTAACCGGTTTTAACCCAAAAACTGATTTGGTTCCGTTTGAAGAAATGGTTGAATTGGACAAGTGGGCCGTAAGCCGTGCCCACACCATGCAACGCGAGATCGTAAAAGCCTATGAAGCTTATGATTTGCTGGTGGTGACACAGAAATTGATGCAGTTCTGTTCGATTGAAATGGGCAGTTTCTATCTGGATATCATCAAAGATCGTCAGTACACCGCGAAGAGTGACAGCCACGCACGTCGCTCATGCCAGTCAGCTTTGTATCATATAGTTGAGGCGCTTGTGCGCTGGATGGCACCGATCACTAGCTTTACTGCTCAGGAAATCTGGCAAGAAATGCCATGGCAAGAAGACGAATTCGTTTTCACCGGTACATGGTATACAGGGTTGACTGCTCAAGCGGACAATACCGAATTTAACGATGCATTCTGGCAGCAGGTGTTAGCGGTTAAAGATGAAGTTAATCGTACAATTGAGCTGGCTCGTAAAGAAGGCACTATTGGTGGCTCTTTAGAAGCAGAGGTGAAAATTTACGCTACCGCAGAGCTTGCTGAGTTGCTTAGCAAATTACAAGATGAAGCGCGCTTTGTGTTTATTACCTCGTCTGCAACAGTGGAAGCGGTTGAGAGCAAGCCTGCTGATGCCACAGAAACCGAAGTGCCTGGATTGTGGTTACATATCAGCGCATCAGAAGGCAAAAAATGTGCTCGTTGCTGGCATCACCGTGAAGATGTGGGTACAAATGAGTCGCATCCTGAGTTGTGTCAGCGCTGTGTCACTAACGTTGATGGCGAAGGTGAAACGCGCGCCTATGCTTAA
- the ribF gene encoding bifunctional riboflavin kinase/FAD synthetase: MELVRGLHNLRDKHRGCVLTIGKFDGVHLGHQAVLSQVVVKARELGLPATVMVFEPQPEELFTPDNAPARLSLLRDKYVQLKALGVDRLLCLKFDKRFASFTAEQFVEQLLVKDLGVQFLVVGDDFRFGKGRVGNFAMLQVEGRKCGFSVVSTQSFRLEDCRISSTEVRNALSENNFSLAEKMLGRPFTISGKVLHGDKKGRTIGFPTANLLLKRCNAPINGVFAVQVDIAGKAYSGVANIGTRPTVNGQRSQLEVHIFHFTGNLYGHFISVAIKAKLRNEIKFDSFEQLHQQIQRDAEQAKQLLGVN; encoded by the coding sequence GTGGAATTAGTCCGCGGTTTACATAATCTTCGAGATAAACATCGAGGATGCGTACTGACAATTGGAAAGTTTGACGGCGTTCATCTGGGGCATCAAGCCGTGTTAAGTCAAGTCGTTGTGAAGGCAAGGGAACTGGGCTTGCCTGCTACCGTTATGGTGTTTGAACCTCAGCCTGAGGAATTATTTACACCGGATAACGCACCCGCGCGACTCAGTTTATTACGTGATAAATATGTACAACTTAAAGCACTAGGTGTAGACCGTTTATTGTGTTTGAAGTTTGATAAACGTTTTGCCTCTTTTACCGCAGAGCAGTTTGTTGAGCAGCTATTAGTTAAAGACTTAGGTGTGCAATTTTTAGTCGTGGGCGATGACTTTCGCTTTGGCAAAGGGCGAGTAGGTAATTTCGCTATGCTGCAAGTTGAAGGGCGAAAATGCGGTTTTAGTGTGGTGAGTACGCAAAGCTTTCGCTTAGAAGATTGCCGTATTAGCTCGACCGAAGTCCGCAATGCACTGAGTGAAAACAACTTTTCGCTTGCTGAAAAGATGCTTGGCAGACCGTTTACGATTTCGGGCAAGGTACTGCATGGTGATAAAAAAGGCCGCACGATTGGCTTTCCTACTGCCAACCTATTGCTGAAACGCTGTAATGCCCCCATTAATGGTGTGTTTGCGGTTCAAGTTGACATAGCAGGTAAGGCATATAGTGGCGTGGCGAACATTGGCACGCGCCCAACGGTAAATGGCCAACGTTCTCAGTTAGAAGTGCATATTTTTCATTTTACCGGCAACCTATATGGTCACTTTATTTCTGTGGCCATAAAAGCAAAATTACGCAACGAAATTAAGTTCGATTCGTTCGAACAGTTGCACCAACAAATACAACGTGACGCCGAGCAAGCAAAACAATTGCTTGGGGTTAACTGA
- the murJ gene encoding murein biosynthesis integral membrane protein MurJ, producing MSNRLLKSGLIVSCMTFLSRVLGLVRDVVVANLMGAGAAADVFFFANKIPNFLRRLFAEGAFAQAFIPVLTEVSNENDKDAMKQFIAKVSGTLGVIVTVVTFLGVIGSPVVTALFGAGWFMEYLNDEPQGAKFELAALMLKITFPYLMFISLAGLTGAILNTLNQFAVSAFTPVLLNVAIISCAIFMADTFEEPGFALAWGVFIGGIVQFSFQLPFLYRAGLLVKPQWGWSDPQVTKVRKLMIPALFGVSVGQLNLLFDTFIASFLVTGSISWLYYSDRLLEFPLGLFGIAIATVILPTLSRNHVTNDAKAFSANIDWALRMVSLLGIPAAAGLMILAEPMLIVLFKRGEFTALDATLASYSLIAYATGLLSFMLIKVLAPGFFSRQDTKTPVKYGIWCMASNMVFNLIFAIPFGYLGLAIATSLSATMNAGLLYSKLHRLGVYKLSASTLLFLTKVLISTLIMAAGLIYYRPTIANWLMWEPMMQMTQLAIMIAGAGAVFLLSGFALGIRPKQLLSKAIHVN from the coding sequence GTGTCGAATCGTTTGTTGAAATCCGGATTGATTGTCAGTTGTATGACGTTTTTATCACGAGTCTTGGGTTTGGTCAGAGATGTTGTGGTGGCGAATTTAATGGGTGCTGGGGCGGCAGCTGATGTGTTTTTCTTTGCTAATAAAATTCCCAATTTTCTTCGTCGTTTATTTGCTGAGGGCGCATTTGCTCAAGCGTTTATCCCTGTGCTGACAGAAGTTAGCAATGAAAATGACAAAGATGCCATGAAGCAATTTATTGCCAAAGTGTCCGGTACGCTTGGAGTAATAGTGACCGTAGTAACGTTTCTCGGCGTCATCGGTTCTCCGGTGGTCACTGCGCTGTTTGGCGCCGGCTGGTTTATGGAGTATCTCAATGATGAGCCCCAAGGAGCGAAATTCGAGCTGGCAGCCTTGATGTTGAAGATCACGTTTCCTTATTTAATGTTTATTTCGTTAGCAGGCTTAACCGGCGCCATTTTAAATACCTTAAACCAATTTGCTGTGTCCGCATTCACCCCAGTGCTGTTAAATGTAGCCATTATTAGCTGTGCTATTTTTATGGCGGATACCTTTGAAGAGCCAGGTTTTGCATTAGCGTGGGGAGTATTTATTGGTGGCATAGTGCAATTCTCATTTCAGCTACCTTTCTTGTACCGAGCTGGATTACTGGTAAAACCGCAATGGGGATGGTCAGACCCACAAGTAACTAAAGTGCGTAAATTGATGATACCGGCATTGTTCGGGGTATCGGTTGGCCAGCTTAATTTGTTGTTTGATACCTTTATCGCAAGCTTCTTAGTCACAGGCTCCATTAGTTGGCTTTACTACTCTGACCGCTTACTGGAATTTCCTTTAGGATTATTTGGTATTGCTATTGCTACTGTCATACTGCCGACCTTATCGCGTAATCATGTGACAAACGATGCCAAGGCGTTTAGTGCCAACATCGACTGGGCGCTGCGGATGGTAAGTTTATTAGGAATTCCCGCTGCGGCTGGTTTAATGATCTTAGCGGAGCCTATGTTGATCGTATTGTTTAAACGCGGTGAATTTACCGCATTAGACGCCACTCTCGCCTCGTACAGCTTAATCGCCTATGCCACTGGATTACTTAGCTTTATGTTAATTAAGGTACTTGCTCCGGGATTTTTCTCTCGTCAAGATACTAAAACACCGGTGAAGTACGGTATTTGGTGCATGGCGTCGAATATGGTGTTTAACTTAATTTTCGCTATTCCATTCGGGTACCTCGGATTGGCGATAGCCACTAGTTTGTCAGCCACCATGAACGCGGGCTTGTTATACAGCAAGTTGCATCGTTTAGGGGTCTACAAACTCTCTGCGAGTACCCTGTTGTTCTTAACAAAAGTCTTAATTTCGACCTTAATCATGGCTGCTGGGCTTATCTATTACCGACCGACGATTGCTAATTGGCTGATGTGGGAGCCGATGATGCAAATGACACAATTGGCCATCATGATAGCGGGAGCTGGGGCGGTGTTTTTATTGAGTGGATTTGCCCTCGGGATACGCCCAAAACAGTTACTATCAAAAGCAATTCACGTTAATTGA
- the rpsT gene encoding 30S ribosomal protein S20, which produces MANIKSAKKRALQSERRRQHNASRRSMTRTSLKKVLAAIASGDKASAQAAFAAATPLIDRMATKGLIHKNKAARHKSRLSAQIKALA; this is translated from the coding sequence TTGGCTAACATTAAGTCTGCTAAGAAACGTGCACTACAATCAGAAAGACGCCGCCAGCACAACGCTAGCCGTCGTTCGATGACACGTACATCTTTGAAGAAAGTACTTGCTGCAATCGCTTCTGGCGACAAAGCATCTGCTCAAGCTGCATTTGCAGCTGCTACACCTTTGATTGACCGCATGGCAACTAAAGGTCTTATCCATAAAAACAAAGCTGCTCGTCATAAGAGCCGTTTGTCTGCACAGATTAAAGCATTAGCTTAA
- a CDS encoding M28 family peptidase, with the protein MRSIHLYRSLALTGTLLVSACASTEPTHTATTQLAELSSKAMNSDTAYEIVKSLTVEVGPRIAGSEGDKRAVEWAENKFKELGFDNVYKEPVRVRNWSRGIADAKIIAPYQQKLFITALGGSVATPEGGLTTQVTMFDSLASLKQADAAQVDGKIVFINQRMQRDRAGKGYGPVVIGRSQGAIEAAKLGAKAVLIRSVGTDNSRFAHTGVMQYSDDVQKIPAGALSNADADNLQAMIDAGNDVTLAVDMRAKEHGWQTSYNVIGEFTGTESPEEVVLIGAHLDSWDEGTGALDDGAGVGIVTGAATLIKTLTGQPKRTIRVVLYASEEFGLTGAQEYTRKHKEELGNIIVAAESDFGAGEIYQMDTLFAPDAVEAATPLFAALAKIGIKQGHNQAGGGPDVSMLPKHGVPVVSLLQDGTYYFDYHHTANDTLDKVDPKALAQNQAAYALLAYFMANSDIETRPAPKELAQSH; encoded by the coding sequence ATGAGAAGCATACATTTGTATCGTTCGCTTGCACTAACCGGCACCTTGCTGGTCAGTGCTTGTGCATCAACTGAACCAACGCACACAGCGACTACTCAACTTGCTGAACTAAGTTCGAAAGCGATGAATAGCGATACCGCTTACGAAATAGTGAAATCACTCACAGTAGAAGTTGGACCACGAATAGCGGGCAGTGAAGGTGATAAGCGCGCGGTTGAATGGGCGGAAAATAAATTTAAAGAACTGGGATTTGATAACGTCTACAAAGAGCCTGTTCGCGTAAGAAATTGGTCTCGCGGTATTGCAGATGCAAAAATCATCGCCCCTTATCAGCAGAAATTATTTATCACCGCATTAGGTGGATCAGTGGCCACTCCTGAAGGCGGCCTTACCACTCAAGTGACTATGTTCGACTCTTTGGCTTCATTAAAACAAGCTGACGCAGCGCAAGTAGATGGAAAAATCGTTTTCATTAATCAACGCATGCAACGTGATCGCGCTGGTAAAGGCTACGGCCCTGTCGTTATTGGGCGCTCACAAGGTGCTATTGAGGCGGCAAAATTAGGCGCCAAAGCGGTCCTTATTCGCTCCGTCGGTACCGATAATTCGCGTTTTGCGCATACCGGTGTTATGCAATATTCCGACGATGTACAGAAAATACCCGCAGGCGCGTTATCAAACGCTGACGCTGACAACTTACAAGCTATGATCGACGCAGGTAATGATGTGACATTAGCAGTGGACATGCGTGCTAAAGAACACGGCTGGCAGACGTCTTATAATGTTATTGGGGAATTTACCGGTACAGAGTCTCCTGAAGAGGTTGTGCTGATAGGTGCTCACTTAGATTCATGGGACGAAGGCACAGGTGCGTTGGATGATGGCGCAGGTGTCGGGATTGTTACCGGCGCAGCTACCTTGATAAAAACCCTAACTGGCCAACCCAAACGGACGATCAGGGTAGTACTTTATGCGTCTGAAGAATTCGGCTTAACTGGCGCGCAGGAATATACCCGTAAGCACAAAGAGGAATTAGGCAATATTATTGTTGCAGCAGAGTCTGACTTTGGTGCGGGGGAAATTTATCAAATGGATACCCTTTTTGCGCCGGACGCTGTTGAGGCAGCTACCCCCTTATTTGCCGCCCTTGCCAAAATAGGCATTAAACAAGGCCATAACCAAGCTGGCGGCGGCCCTGATGTGTCAATGCTCCCCAAGCACGGGGTGCCCGTGGTTTCTCTGTTACAAGATGGCACCTATTATTTTGACTACCATCACACGGCGAATGACACATTAGACAAGGTTGATCCAAAAGCATTAGCACAAAACCAGGCCGCTTATGCGTTGCTTGCTTATTTTATGGCAAATAGCGATATTGAGACGCGCCCAGCACCTAAAGAACTGGCACAATCACATTAG
- a CDS encoding flavodoxin domain-containing protein, whose product MSKVGIFVGSVYGNAQHVAEQVQELLTSKQVVSEIYDDPSIDDFKRCDGYIFVSSTTGQGDIPPNLEFFVADLKDMFPLMDQKPFAVIGLGDSSYCDSYCGAGEQIQALLLELQGKPVAGMLKIDACETLEPEKEALAFIEPLAAEFA is encoded by the coding sequence ATGAGTAAAGTAGGTATTTTCGTTGGTTCAGTTTACGGTAACGCCCAACATGTTGCAGAGCAAGTACAAGAGCTGCTCACCAGTAAACAAGTGGTTAGCGAAATATATGACGACCCAAGCATTGATGATTTTAAACGCTGTGATGGGTACATTTTTGTTTCTTCCACTACGGGGCAGGGGGATATTCCGCCGAATCTCGAGTTTTTTGTTGCAGATTTAAAGGACATGTTCCCTTTGATGGATCAGAAGCCGTTTGCTGTCATTGGCTTAGGTGATAGTAGTTACTGTGATTCGTACTGCGGGGCGGGCGAGCAAATACAAGCGCTATTACTTGAGTTACAAGGCAAGCCAGTTGCAGGTATGCTTAAGATTGATGCTTGTGAAACTCTTGAGCCTGAAAAAGAAGCGTTGGCTTTTATAGAGCCATTGGCCGCTGAATTTGCGTAA
- the truC gene encoding tRNA pseudouridine(65) synthase TruC: protein MTLTILYQDECLVAIHKPAGLLVHRSMIDRHETQFAMQMLRDQIGQHVFPVHRLDRPTSGVLVFALSADIARLLGEQFAGNTIAKTYFAIVRGHVKEAGLIDYALKEKLDKIADKRAKQDKDAQEAQTEYVPLQQFELPFAVSRYPSARYTLVRLHPKTGRKHQLRRHMCHINHPIVGDTTHGDGKHNKFMRDQFSFNGLALTCQQMCMTHPVSNEKLAIVNDFDQRMSTLMVQWGWELPSLDRLDLLSNSR from the coding sequence ATGACATTAACTATTTTGTATCAAGACGAATGCTTAGTCGCTATTCACAAACCCGCTGGTTTATTAGTACACAGAAGTATGATTGACCGTCACGAAACCCAGTTTGCGATGCAGATGCTCAGAGACCAAATCGGTCAGCATGTGTTTCCGGTTCATCGTTTAGATCGCCCAACCTCCGGAGTACTAGTGTTCGCTTTATCTGCAGATATTGCGCGCCTGCTGGGGGAGCAATTTGCTGGTAATACAATTGCAAAAACGTACTTCGCCATCGTGCGCGGCCATGTAAAAGAAGCGGGTTTGATTGATTATGCCCTTAAAGAAAAGCTCGATAAAATAGCAGATAAGCGTGCTAAACAAGATAAAGACGCCCAAGAAGCACAAACAGAATACGTGCCGCTACAGCAATTCGAGTTGCCTTTTGCTGTCAGTCGTTATCCCTCGGCTCGATACACGCTCGTGCGGCTGCACCCAAAGACGGGTCGCAAACATCAATTGCGTAGGCACATGTGCCATATTAATCATCCCATCGTGGGTGATACCACTCATGGTGATGGAAAACACAATAAATTTATGCGTGATCAGTTTTCATTTAATGGTTTGGCATTGACCTGCCAACAAATGTGCATGACACATCCAGTAAGTAACGAAAAATTGGCGATAGTGAATGATTTCGATCAAAGGATGTCTACATTGATGGTGCAATGGGGCTGGGAATTACCATCGTTAGATAGGTTAGATCTGCTTTCAAATAGTCGGTAA
- a CDS encoding YqcC family protein, whose amino-acid sequence MPCSASEVQVEKLLSQLAEALKTAEQWTYSPPSQWAMQSELPFACDRMGFAQWLQFIFIPKMNELLQEEKPLPTRMALMPMAQEWAKEYTTGQPTREPVLDVLAQIDLAFCGAE is encoded by the coding sequence ATGCCATGTAGCGCCTCAGAAGTCCAAGTAGAGAAGCTGTTATCGCAATTGGCCGAGGCACTAAAAACAGCTGAACAGTGGACTTATTCCCCGCCATCACAGTGGGCAATGCAAAGTGAATTGCCTTTTGCTTGTGATCGTATGGGATTTGCTCAGTGGCTGCAATTTATCTTTATTCCCAAGATGAATGAATTGTTACAAGAAGAAAAGCCACTGCCCACACGAATGGCACTTATGCCGATGGCACAAGAGTGGGCTAAAGAATACACGACAGGACAGCCAACGCGGGAACCTGTACTTGACGTGTTAGCGCAAATTGACCTCGCGTTTTGTGGAGCAGAATAA
- a CDS encoding DUF3549 family protein, which produces MNQISSISEFLLHAQTEYHVFDMGRSIRSIDSQTFLNIENASEAAPYPRQQHAWFGIIFFSRQLSREHYIWFVKLPLDEKGLVISATRNHFLQIITDALGAQLEHNKAAQGRLPENPYTFVPNQQQLADFNSMSRNVLQLPPSEYYSPAVRYLAQPQAHDWQNVALQGIADIAASVRRKEGALLITENITKVAPQVQQALMSSLENYTLDKDTSQCLIDHAHQRFDEPLQIQWTLRALSQSVANTVVNTFIQRVLDSQHSKTPEIMLLIAARHWRCLQNEKILRQYISQLADIDIELCADLYSDLVQIPGIRPTMLGVIRWQDKTPAVTQMIGHLFSGQQK; this is translated from the coding sequence ATGAATCAAATCAGCTCCATCAGTGAATTTCTTCTTCACGCTCAAACTGAATACCATGTATTTGATATGGGTCGGTCTATTCGCAGCATTGATAGCCAGACTTTTTTAAACATAGAAAACGCCAGTGAAGCTGCCCCCTATCCTCGCCAGCAACACGCATGGTTTGGTATTATTTTCTTTAGTCGGCAATTGAGTCGAGAGCATTACATTTGGTTTGTAAAACTTCCTTTAGATGAAAAAGGTTTAGTTATCAGTGCTACGCGCAATCATTTTTTACAAATAATCACTGATGCTTTAGGCGCCCAGTTAGAACACAACAAAGCGGCCCAAGGGCGGTTACCAGAAAATCCGTATACGTTCGTTCCAAACCAACAGCAACTGGCCGATTTTAATAGCATGAGCCGCAATGTATTACAGCTACCGCCCAGTGAGTATTATTCACCTGCTGTGCGTTACTTAGCTCAGCCTCAAGCCCATGACTGGCAGAATGTCGCATTGCAAGGTATTGCCGATATTGCCGCGAGCGTGCGCCGTAAAGAAGGCGCGCTGTTGATTACTGAAAATATTACTAAGGTAGCCCCTCAAGTGCAGCAAGCGTTAATGTCATCACTTGAGAATTACACTTTAGATAAAGACACTAGCCAGTGTTTAATTGACCATGCGCACCAGCGTTTTGATGAGCCTCTGCAGATCCAGTGGACCTTACGCGCGTTAAGCCAAAGTGTTGCTAATACTGTCGTTAACACATTTATCCAGCGCGTACTGGATTCGCAGCACAGTAAAACGCCAGAGATCATGTTGTTGATTGCAGCAAGACATTGGCGCTGTTTACAAAACGAAAAAATCTTGCGCCAGTATATTAGTCAACTCGCCGACATTGATATCGAACTGTGCGCCGATTTATACAGTGACTTAGTGCAGATCCCAGGTATTCGCCCTACTATGCTCGGTGTCATCAGATGGCAAGATAAAACTCCAGCAGTAACGCAAATGATCGGCCATTTGTTCAGTGGACAACAAAAATGA
- a CDS encoding DUF3301 domain-containing protein: MNLFDLTLFLVILLVVFQFWRMRAITEKANQYLAQYCDKHGLQLISNARHKTRLGSYRGKLDWQSCFVFEFSGNGENSYQGTLTMAGKHILNVDTPAYRVD, translated from the coding sequence ATGAATTTGTTTGATTTGACCTTATTTCTGGTGATCTTATTGGTGGTATTTCAGTTTTGGCGCATGCGAGCCATTACTGAAAAGGCTAACCAATATCTCGCTCAGTATTGTGATAAGCATGGCTTGCAACTAATCAGCAATGCACGGCATAAAACCCGCTTGGGTAGTTACAGAGGAAAGCTCGATTGGCAAAGTTGCTTCGTATTTGAATTTTCAGGTAATGGTGAAAACAGTTATCAAGGCACGCTTACTATGGCCGGAAAGCACATTCTAAACGTTGATACTCCTGCTTATCGAGTAGATTAA
- a CDS encoding GNAT family N-acetyltransferase: protein MPLSQTVVAPDMDNIKAIYLAAEDLKIAASILYQAYHDDPLFMDIFQHNKEGYESRLRSAIREELNAFWQARQPMIGLFDGTRLLAVACLIGPDAEFGPSRFWHWRLKMLLTAGYFGTKQMVDKEQKVREHIPAQRYHMLSFIGVHPDYQHYGLGHILMSAIDSVMKEDAASEGIGVYVTLPKCLSFFEDGQYKMLEALETGHITGHLMFCERQ from the coding sequence ATGCCATTATCTCAAACCGTTGTCGCCCCAGATATGGATAACATCAAAGCGATATATTTAGCCGCGGAAGATTTAAAGATTGCCGCGTCAATTTTATATCAGGCATATCATGATGATCCTTTGTTCATGGACATATTCCAACACAACAAAGAAGGATATGAGTCTCGGTTGCGTTCAGCCATCCGAGAAGAGCTCAATGCTTTTTGGCAAGCTAGGCAACCTATGATAGGGCTATTTGACGGTACGCGTTTACTCGCCGTGGCCTGTTTGATTGGGCCGGATGCTGAATTTGGGCCAAGCCGATTTTGGCACTGGCGTCTTAAAATGCTATTGACTGCTGGTTACTTTGGCACCAAGCAGATGGTAGATAAAGAGCAGAAGGTGCGAGAGCATATTCCGGCTCAGCGCTACCATATGTTGTCGTTTATAGGTGTGCACCCTGACTACCAACACTACGGCTTAGGGCATATTTTGATGAGTGCCATTGATAGTGTGATGAAAGAAGATGCTGCCAGTGAAGGGATTGGTGTATACGTCACCTTACCTAAATGTTTATCTTTTTTTGAAGATGGGCAATATAAAATGCTCGAAGCATTAGAAACAGGACATATCACAGGCCATTTAATGTTTTGTGAGCGCCAGTAA